In one uncultured Cohaesibacter sp. genomic region, the following are encoded:
- a CDS encoding CbbQ/NirQ/NorQ/GpvN family protein, protein MNMQMRGRIPYYRPTGLECDLFETAYDKGLPLLLKGPTGCGKTRFVEHMAARMGKKLYTVACHDDLSAADLIGRYLLKGGQTQWVDGPLTRAVREGAICYLDEIVEARKDVTVVLHPLTDSRRTLVIDRTAEELVAPSDFMLVASYNPGYQNVLKRLKPSTRQRFLSMSFDFPDPESEIAIITSESGLEAGRVAPLVRLAGHIRALSGMDLEEGVSTRLLIYTAKLVAGGMGIDQAINVAIVEPLTDEPDVQTALRDLVSTIYG, encoded by the coding sequence ATGAATATGCAGATGCGTGGCCGGATTCCTTATTACCGCCCGACAGGTTTGGAATGTGATCTCTTCGAAACGGCCTATGACAAAGGTTTGCCCCTTCTTTTGAAGGGGCCGACCGGCTGTGGCAAGACGCGGTTTGTCGAGCATATGGCCGCCCGAATGGGCAAGAAGCTCTACACGGTAGCCTGCCATGATGATCTGTCAGCTGCCGATCTCATCGGCCGCTATCTACTCAAGGGTGGGCAGACCCAATGGGTTGATGGACCCTTGACTCGGGCGGTTCGTGAAGGAGCGATCTGCTATCTTGACGAAATTGTCGAGGCACGCAAGGACGTCACGGTTGTGCTGCATCCACTAACCGACAGCCGGAGAACGCTGGTGATTGACCGGACGGCGGAAGAGCTTGTGGCACCATCAGATTTCATGCTCGTTGCTTCCTACAATCCGGGTTATCAGAACGTGCTCAAGCGGCTGAAGCCTTCAACCCGACAACGGTTTTTGTCGATGTCGTTCGACTTCCCCGATCCGGAAAGCGAGATCGCCATCATTACCAGCGAGAGCGGGTTGGAAGCGGGGCGCGTTGCGCCTTTGGTTCGGCTTGCCGGGCACATTCGGGCCTTGTCTGGCATGGATCTGGAGGAGGGAGTATCGACACGCCTGCTGATCTATACAGCAAAGCTGGTCGCCGGAGGCATGGGCATCGATCAGGCCATCAATGTCGCGATCGTCGAGCCCCTGACTGACGAGCCCGATGTGCAGACAGCTCTACGTGATCTGGTTTCAACCATCTACGGATAG
- a CDS encoding cbb3-type cytochrome c oxidase subunit I → MKYQSQKVAKAYFYCAMALFAVQVLGGLVAGWIYVSPNFLADLVPFNIIRMIHTNALIVWLLLGFFGAAYFLVPEESERELFSVKLAYIQLVLLMVGTLGAVAGYLVGIHEGREFLEQPLWVKFGILVAAVIFLINISLTVLGGRKTAITNVLLMGLWLLSLLWIFAFINPENLSLDKMYWWFVVHLWVEATWELVMAAILGYLMLKLTGVDREVVEKWLYVIVATALFSGILGTGHHFYWIGLPGYWQWVGSIFSTFEVIPFFLMMSFAFVMVWKGRKNHPNKAALLWSLGSSTVAFFGAGVWGFLHTLHGVNFYSHGTQITAAHGHLAFFGAYVALNLAVFTYAMPMLRNRDPYNQVINMASFWLMTGGMAFMTFVLTFAGTIQTHMQRVVGDYYMDVQDSLSVFYLMRFGAGAAVVLGALAFIYATVVVRKREVIAPGTANPAPGE, encoded by the coding sequence ATGAAATATCAATCTCAAAAGGTGGCCAAGGCCTACTTCTACTGCGCCATGGCACTGTTCGCCGTGCAGGTGCTTGGTGGACTGGTTGCGGGCTGGATCTATGTCTCGCCCAACTTTTTGGCCGATCTCGTGCCGTTCAACATCATCCGGATGATCCATACCAATGCCCTGATTGTCTGGCTTTTGCTCGGATTTTTCGGTGCAGCCTACTTTCTGGTGCCCGAGGAATCCGAGCGGGAGCTCTTCTCGGTCAAGCTGGCCTATATCCAGCTGGTGCTGTTGATGGTCGGAACGCTGGGGGCCGTGGCCGGATACCTTGTCGGCATTCATGAGGGGCGTGAATTCCTCGAACAGCCTCTCTGGGTCAAGTTCGGTATTCTGGTCGCTGCGGTGATCTTCCTGATCAATATTTCTCTGACGGTTCTGGGTGGACGGAAAACCGCCATCACGAACGTGCTTCTCATGGGGTTGTGGCTTTTGTCGCTACTCTGGATCTTTGCCTTCATCAACCCCGAAAACCTCAGCCTTGATAAAATGTACTGGTGGTTTGTGGTTCATCTCTGGGTGGAGGCCACATGGGAACTGGTGATGGCGGCTATCCTTGGCTATCTGATGCTCAAGCTCACCGGCGTTGACCGTGAAGTGGTCGAAAAATGGCTCTATGTCATCGTTGCAACAGCGCTCTTTTCGGGAATTCTCGGCACCGGGCATCATTTCTACTGGATCGGTCTGCCCGGATATTGGCAGTGGGTTGGCTCGATCTTCTCCACCTTCGAGGTGATCCCCTTCTTCCTGATGATGTCGTTTGCGTTCGTCATGGTCTGGAAGGGGCGCAAGAACCATCCCAACAAGGCCGCGCTTCTGTGGTCGCTAGGGTCATCGACCGTTGCCTTCTTTGGCGCGGGTGTCTGGGGGTTCTTGCATACTTTGCACGGGGTGAACTTCTACAGTCACGGCACGCAAATTACCGCAGCTCACGGACATCTGGCCTTCTTTGGAGCCTATGTCGCTCTCAATCTGGCGGTCTTCACCTATGCGATGCCGATGCTGCGCAATCGTGATCCCTACAATCAGGTGATCAATATGGCGAGCTTCTGGCTGATGACCGGCGGTATGGCCTTCATGACCTTCGTGCTGACTTTTGCCGGGACCATTCAGACCCATATGCAGCGCGTGGTTGGCGACTATTACATGGACGTGCAGGACAGCCTTTCGGTCTTCTATCTGATGCGCTTTGGTGCCGGTGCGGCCGTGGTTCTGGGTGCTCTTGCCTTCATCTATGCAACGGTGGTTGTGCGTAAACGAGAAGTGATTGCACCGGGCACGGCCAATCCTGCGCCGGGAGAATGA
- a CDS encoding pseudoazurin has protein sequence MLRTLIAAAIVTSFMGGSSLAETFEVKMLNKSGKERMVFEPDFLRVASGDTVRFIPTDKGHNAETIKGRIPEGAEPFVGKIGKEVEVTLTTNGLYAIECKPHFAMGMVMTIAVGDIAEAPASFLEGRVPKKALKRFEEQISKL, from the coding sequence ATGCTTCGTACTCTGATTGCAGCCGCAATTGTAACGAGCTTCATGGGGGGCAGTTCCCTTGCAGAAACCTTCGAAGTCAAGATGCTCAACAAGAGCGGCAAGGAGCGGATGGTGTTCGAGCCCGACTTTCTTCGTGTCGCCAGTGGAGACACTGTTCGCTTCATCCCCACCGACAAGGGCCACAATGCCGAAACCATCAAAGGGCGGATTCCCGAGGGAGCAGAGCCGTTCGTCGGCAAGATCGGCAAAGAAGTCGAGGTCACGCTGACAACAAACGGTCTTTATGCGATCGAATGCAAACCACATTTTGCAATGGGTATGGTGATGACCATTGCTGTGGGCGATATCGCTGAAGCTCCGGCTTCCTTTCTGGAAGGTCGCGTTCCCAAGAAAGCTCTAAAGCGCTTCGAAGAACAGATCTCAAAACTTTGA
- a CDS encoding protein NnrT: MRYLMFALSMLPTLAVSAPYDRPIPQAQSATAEFWFGLASVALIVALYCVHRMVSRR; the protein is encoded by the coding sequence ATGCGTTATCTGATGTTTGCGCTTTCCATGCTGCCCACGCTTGCTGTGTCTGCACCTTATGATCGCCCCATTCCGCAAGCCCAGTCGGCCACTGCGGAGTTCTGGTTCGGTCTTGCCAGCGTGGCCCTGATTGTTGCGCTCTATTGCGTACATCGCATGGTGTCGCGCCGATGA
- a CDS encoding SUMF1/EgtB/PvdO family nonheme iron enzyme, giving the protein MNSVTKVPRVRIGQRNTFILCVVMLCLAGAIYLMYRSGALPNPAYVPQMAEKPIQLPDGRVILVQKYEVSVAEWNVCHAEGSCSEELRPKRGMSATETPATELNYLDIRQYVDWISQRANHPFRLPTTQEWEHMARDVLPEKPDPIFTDPSLRWASDYLISDRKPRSLKKKGSFSVNLQGVADLDGSVWEWTDDCYAGENGKTSKERCPAFYVAGEHIAVIPFLVRDPARGGCAVGTPPPHLGFRLVTDKML; this is encoded by the coding sequence ATGAACAGCGTCACCAAAGTCCCCCGCGTCAGGATCGGACAAAGAAACACATTCATCCTGTGTGTGGTGATGCTGTGCCTCGCCGGAGCGATATACTTGATGTATCGCTCCGGCGCTCTTCCCAATCCTGCCTATGTACCTCAAATGGCTGAAAAGCCGATTCAATTGCCCGATGGTCGCGTAATCCTTGTCCAGAAATACGAAGTCTCCGTTGCTGAATGGAATGTCTGTCATGCCGAAGGCTCCTGTTCGGAGGAGTTGCGCCCGAAGCGAGGCATGAGCGCAACAGAGACGCCTGCCACCGAGTTGAATTATCTCGACATCCGCCAGTATGTTGATTGGATCTCCCAACGAGCCAACCATCCGTTCCGCCTGCCAACCACGCAGGAATGGGAGCACATGGCGCGGGATGTCTTGCCAGAAAAGCCAGATCCGATCTTCACAGATCCGTCCCTTCGCTGGGCATCAGATTATCTCATCTCAGATCGAAAACCGCGTAGCCTCAAAAAGAAAGGCAGCTTCTCGGTCAACCTTCAGGGCGTAGCCGATCTGGACGGCAGCGTCTGGGAATGGACCGATGATTGCTATGCAGGCGAAAATGGCAAGACATCCAAGGAGCGATGCCCTGCCTTCTATGTTGCCGGAGAACATATCGCCGTCATTCCGTTTCTAGTCAGGGATCCTGCCAGAGGCGGCTGCGCTGTGGGAACTCCTCCGCCTCATCTGGGGTTCAGGCTGGTGACCGACAAGATGCTTTAA
- the nirK gene encoding copper-containing nitrite reductase, translating to MPHLRSVNPRIPSVQFVAAEAEAQTKAKSKPVDLSGYTRIKQELVDPPFAPKHDQVAKGGPKIVEIELVTEERLITVDEDTGASIWALTYNGSVPGPLIIVHEGDYVELTLRNPETSIMEHNIDFHASTGALGGGGLTHVYPGEEAVLRWKATKPGCFTYHCAPGGAMIPYHVTHGMNGAVMVLPRDGLKDKEGNPLRYDKIAYIGEQDFYLPQDENGDYKTYESAGDDYGDSVDAMRTLVPTHSVFNGSVGALTGDNALRAKVGETVLMIHNQANRDTRPHLIGGHGDFVWEAGSFSDAPQTGLESWFIRGGSAGAAMYTFKQPGIYAYVNHNLIEAALLGATAHFVVDGEWDNALMEQVVAPRSTQV from the coding sequence ATGCCACATCTGCGGTCTGTCAATCCTCGCATCCCGTCCGTCCAGTTCGTCGCCGCAGAAGCCGAAGCACAGACAAAAGCCAAATCAAAGCCGGTCGATCTCTCGGGCTATACCCGCATCAAACAGGAGCTTGTCGACCCACCTTTCGCGCCAAAGCATGATCAAGTGGCAAAAGGTGGGCCCAAGATTGTCGAGATCGAACTGGTGACCGAAGAACGCCTGATCACGGTCGATGAAGACACCGGAGCCAGCATCTGGGCCTTGACCTACAACGGCTCGGTTCCCGGACCGCTCATCATTGTGCACGAGGGCGATTATGTAGAACTCACTCTACGCAACCCCGAAACCAGCATCATGGAACACAACATCGACTTCCATGCATCGACCGGCGCTCTGGGTGGCGGTGGCTTGACGCACGTCTATCCGGGCGAAGAAGCCGTCCTGCGCTGGAAAGCAACCAAACCTGGCTGCTTCACATATCACTGCGCACCAGGTGGAGCGATGATCCCTTACCATGTCACCCATGGCATGAATGGTGCCGTGATGGTTCTGCCCCGCGACGGCCTCAAGGACAAAGAGGGCAATCCGCTGCGTTACGACAAGATCGCCTACATCGGCGAGCAGGACTTCTATTTGCCGCAAGACGAGAATGGCGACTATAAAACCTACGAATCCGCAGGAGATGACTACGGCGACAGCGTCGACGCAATGCGCACATTGGTTCCGACCCATTCGGTCTTTAATGGTTCGGTTGGAGCGCTAACGGGCGACAATGCTCTGCGCGCCAAAGTCGGAGAGACCGTCCTGATGATCCACAATCAGGCAAACCGTGACACCCGCCCGCATCTCATCGGCGGACATGGCGATTTTGTCTGGGAAGCAGGATCCTTTTCTGACGCGCCTCAAACCGGCCTTGAAAGTTGGTTCATTCGCGGCGGCAGTGCCGGAGCGGCCATGTATACCTTCAAGCAGCCCGGCATCTACGCCTATGTGAACCACAATCTCATCGAGGCCGCCTTACTCGGAGCCACGGCGCACTTCGTCGTGGACGGCGAGTGGGATAATGCCTTGATGGAACAGGTCGTGGCACCTCGATCCACCCAAGTCTAG
- a CDS encoding VWA domain-containing protein: MHLLDLMEPEETVGNLWHDMASGMGVEVGFPEDAVALEGLSTSLVLLFRALGGSVSVELIPSAATVVQHRRSHLRKLGAERDREWVARFDGNRLRLPPVIAAFPDRALNRACYFWLTALAALHRHSDLTGHSFGAKSPQSDRAQIMANQCAIERALDACPGLAGSFAQMSRFHLERRRALPKGGLEVQIEEAVVAALKGREVTFPASTEASRGFSPFMTVPVWLSFECQAPGASSHEETGDDSATAPLGATTSRKIGERKEQEQTNRKDSFIIHRFESILSWVESMNINRSVDDDDLDNAQKAADDQDRITLSKHDRRVASRLRLHLDLSPADALHEKLAGEYIYAEWDHRTRNYLDGHCRVLEAPAHPLADDTFVADPRRIRAVRRQFEALRPRRKIQPRQIDGDELDLDAVICMQTDLMATGYGSDRIWQDERQSERDLSVAFLIDTSRSTEAAIGDSSVIDVAKDAMTALAYGVDAAGDHLGIWSFSSLKRDRVFVTEVKNFADPMSASIADNIASLTPGHFTRLGTAVRHVASKLEKQPSARKLLIVLTDGKPNDLDHYEGQHGIEDSHMAVREARRAGLSLHGVIIDEDGQDWFARIFGRGGFTLLPHPERLTRALPEIYRTLTRDQ; encoded by the coding sequence ATGCATCTGCTTGATTTGATGGAACCTGAAGAAACGGTCGGCAACCTTTGGCATGACATGGCCAGTGGTATGGGGGTCGAGGTTGGCTTTCCCGAAGATGCGGTTGCTCTCGAAGGGCTGAGCACCAGTCTTGTGCTGTTGTTCCGTGCATTGGGTGGCAGCGTTTCGGTCGAGCTGATACCGTCAGCGGCCACTGTCGTGCAGCATCGGCGCAGCCATTTGCGAAAGCTTGGTGCCGAACGGGATCGGGAATGGGTGGCGCGCTTTGACGGGAACCGTCTGAGACTGCCACCGGTTATCGCTGCCTTTCCTGATCGGGCACTCAATCGTGCCTGCTATTTCTGGCTAACGGCGCTGGCAGCCCTGCACCGACACTCAGATCTTACGGGGCATTCGTTTGGTGCAAAGAGCCCCCAGTCGGACCGGGCTCAGATCATGGCCAATCAATGCGCCATTGAGCGGGCGCTGGACGCTTGCCCCGGTTTGGCCGGATCATTCGCGCAGATGTCACGGTTCCATCTCGAACGACGCCGCGCCTTGCCAAAAGGCGGCCTGGAAGTGCAGATCGAAGAGGCGGTTGTCGCCGCACTCAAAGGCAGGGAGGTGACGTTTCCGGCCTCCACTGAAGCGTCACGCGGGTTCTCGCCCTTCATGACAGTGCCGGTCTGGTTGAGCTTTGAGTGTCAAGCCCCTGGGGCTTCCAGTCACGAGGAAACAGGGGATGACAGCGCCACCGCTCCCTTAGGTGCCACGACATCGCGCAAGATTGGTGAGCGCAAGGAGCAGGAGCAGACCAACCGGAAAGACAGTTTTATCATCCATCGCTTTGAATCGATCCTGTCGTGGGTCGAGTCCATGAATATCAATCGCAGCGTGGATGACGATGATCTCGACAATGCCCAGAAGGCGGCAGACGATCAGGACCGGATTACCCTGTCCAAGCATGACAGGCGGGTTGCGTCTCGGCTGCGGCTCCATCTTGATCTGTCGCCAGCCGATGCCCTGCATGAAAAGCTGGCTGGTGAGTATATCTATGCCGAGTGGGACCATCGCACGCGCAACTATCTGGACGGGCATTGTCGCGTTCTGGAAGCACCGGCGCATCCACTGGCTGATGACACGTTCGTTGCGGATCCGCGCCGTATCAGGGCGGTTCGCAGGCAGTTCGAAGCTCTGCGGCCCCGGCGCAAGATCCAGCCGCGCCAGATCGATGGGGATGAGTTGGATCTGGATGCGGTGATCTGCATGCAGACTGATCTGATGGCGACGGGCTATGGCAGCGACCGGATCTGGCAGGATGAACGCCAGAGTGAGCGGGATCTGTCTGTTGCCTTCCTCATCGATACCTCGCGGTCGACCGAAGCAGCGATTGGCGATAGCTCGGTGATCGATGTGGCCAAGGATGCCATGACAGCCCTTGCCTATGGGGTCGATGCGGCAGGTGATCATCTTGGTATTTGGAGCTTCTCCTCGCTCAAGCGCGATCGTGTGTTTGTCACTGAAGTCAAGAATTTCGCCGATCCCATGTCAGCGAGCATTGCGGACAATATTGCTTCGCTCACGCCAGGGCATTTCACCCGTCTTGGCACCGCAGTCCGTCACGTTGCGAGCAAGCTTGAGAAGCAGCCATCGGCTCGAAAGCTGCTGATTGTGCTGACCGATGGCAAACCCAACGACCTTGACCATTATGAAGGCCAGCATGGCATTGAAGACAGCCATATGGCCGTGCGTGAAGCGCGGCGGGCGGGCCTCTCACTGCATGGCGTGATCATTGATGAAGACGGGCAGGACTGGTTCGCTCGCATCTTCGGTCGCGGTGGCTTCACGCTGCTGCCTCATCCGGAACGCCTTACGCGTGCCCTGCCTGAAATCTATCGTACTCTGACAAGAGACCAATGA
- a CDS encoding Crp/Fnr family transcriptional regulator yields MGDEKPLKTMPRLDESLLTHIPPFSKLGLTEIREILDQASSRRYGEGVAVFSEGGDADRFFMLLDGYIRVIRITETGEQVISLHIPSGQLFGIARALGRDTYPATAVTASEAIILSWPTSLWDRFVIDYDGFSTETYKIVGKRVGEMNMRIVEMATQQVEQRVANALMRLINQTGRKVEDGIEVDFPITRQDLSEMTATTLHTVSRLLSGWEKQGLIKSRRKRIVVTNPHGLMLLSQQR; encoded by the coding sequence ATGGGAGACGAAAAGCCGCTCAAGACGATGCCGAGGCTCGATGAAAGCCTTCTGACGCACATCCCGCCATTCTCTAAGTTGGGGCTGACCGAGATTCGTGAAATTCTCGATCAGGCGAGTTCCCGGCGATATGGGGAAGGTGTTGCTGTGTTTTCGGAAGGCGGCGATGCCGATCGCTTCTTCATGCTGCTCGACGGCTATATCCGCGTCATCCGCATAACCGAGACCGGTGAACAGGTCATCTCTCTTCATATTCCATCCGGACAGCTGTTCGGTATCGCCAGAGCTCTTGGTCGAGACACCTATCCCGCCACCGCAGTCACCGCTTCGGAGGCCATCATCCTGAGTTGGCCGACGTCGCTGTGGGACCGCTTTGTAATTGACTATGATGGGTTTTCGACGGAGACCTACAAGATCGTGGGCAAGCGGGTCGGTGAGATGAATATGCGGATTGTGGAAATGGCAACGCAACAGGTGGAGCAGCGAGTAGCGAATGCCCTGATGCGTCTGATCAACCAGACCGGACGCAAGGTTGAAGACGGCATTGAGGTCGATTTTCCAATCACGAGACAAGACCTGTCGGAAATGACGGCAACGACTTTGCACACGGTTTCACGACTTTTAAGCGGTTGGGAGAAGCAGGGGCTGATCAAAAGCCGCCGCAAGCGGATCGTCGTAACCAACCCGCATGGCCTGATGCTTCTCAGTCAGCAGCGTTGA
- a CDS encoding NnrS family protein encodes MTQSTAEQMRRWQGPAILSFGFRPFFLLGAIWAVVAMVLWIMALSGHVDLPTVLDPVSWHAHAFLFGYTGAIIAGFLLTAVPNWTGRLPVVGWSLTGLVGLWGAGRVGVLFSEALPYWVVLVGDLAFPIVLALMILREIVAGKNWRNLIILLLLAVFTLANLVFHLEVQNGDYAAQGYGARLGLAAVMLMIAVIGGRIVPSFTRNWLVREGHDQLPASPMQALDKLALLSSLPAFLLWVLLPEASTTALVLFIVGGGHLVRLARWKGIFTFAEPLVAILHVAYGFVPMGALAMGVAILRPDILPASAAQHLWMAGALGGMTLAVMTRASLGHTGRPLHAGVGTTIIYLAIISSTVIRFVAGLWPEEVLYHIAGGLWLVAFMTFSVVYGPLLLRPRL; translated from the coding sequence ATGACCCAATCAACCGCTGAACAAATGAGACGCTGGCAAGGCCCTGCGATCTTGAGTTTTGGCTTTCGACCGTTCTTTCTGTTGGGTGCCATCTGGGCTGTGGTCGCGATGGTGCTCTGGATCATGGCGTTGTCCGGGCATGTCGATCTGCCAACTGTGCTTGATCCAGTGTCCTGGCACGCCCATGCCTTCCTGTTCGGCTATACCGGTGCGATCATCGCAGGTTTCCTTCTCACCGCAGTCCCGAACTGGACCGGACGGCTGCCGGTCGTTGGCTGGTCACTGACCGGCCTTGTTGGTCTCTGGGGAGCGGGACGAGTTGGCGTTCTTTTCTCGGAAGCCTTGCCTTACTGGGTTGTGCTGGTTGGTGATCTGGCGTTCCCGATCGTCCTTGCGCTGATGATCCTGCGCGAAATCGTGGCTGGCAAAAACTGGCGCAACCTGATCATCCTGTTGCTGCTGGCTGTGTTTACGCTTGCCAATCTTGTGTTTCATCTGGAAGTGCAGAATGGTGATTATGCGGCTCAAGGCTATGGCGCTCGTTTGGGACTGGCTGCCGTGATGTTGATGATTGCGGTGATTGGCGGTCGCATTGTGCCATCGTTTACCCGCAACTGGCTTGTTCGCGAAGGGCACGATCAGCTGCCTGCCTCGCCCATGCAGGCGCTCGACAAGCTGGCGCTGCTGTCCAGCCTTCCCGCATTTCTCCTTTGGGTTTTGCTGCCTGAGGCATCGACCACTGCTCTTGTCTTGTTCATTGTCGGGGGTGGCCATCTGGTTCGGCTGGCAAGATGGAAAGGTATCTTCACTTTTGCCGAACCGCTGGTCGCAATTCTGCATGTCGCCTATGGATTTGTGCCGATGGGAGCGCTCGCGATGGGAGTTGCGATCTTGCGGCCGGACATTCTGCCCGCTTCTGCTGCACAGCATCTCTGGATGGCCGGAGCGCTTGGCGGCATGACCCTTGCTGTCATGACGCGGGCGTCTCTGGGCCATACCGGACGACCTCTTCATGCCGGTGTGGGAACCACCATTATCTATCTTGCGATTATCTCTTCAACTGTCATCCGGTTTGTTGCCGGCCTCTGGCCAGAAGAGGTGCTCTATCACATAGCAGGCGGCTTGTGGTTGGTGGCTTTCATGACGTTCTCAGTGGTCTATGGACCCTTGTTGCTACGCCCACGACTTTAA
- a CDS encoding DUF1858 domain-containing protein encodes MTRKHLDSPDLTLDEVMKIWPQTITVFLRHKMLCVGCLVNPFHTIEDACIEYKLDEESFRTELQRVINAAD; translated from the coding sequence ATGACCCGCAAACACCTTGATAGCCCCGACCTCACACTGGATGAAGTCATGAAGATTTGGCCGCAGACGATCACGGTCTTTCTGCGCCACAAGATGTTATGCGTGGGATGCCTGGTGAATCCGTTTCACACGATTGAAGACGCGTGCATCGAATACAAGCTGGATGAAGAAAGCTTTCGAACCGAGTTGCAGCGCGTCATCAACGCTGCTGACTGA
- the napF gene encoding ferredoxin-type protein NapF: MTVELNRRNFLRGKLKQSDAPRMYPPGAQPNFERLCSQCGECSSACPEAIIIRHETGLPVVDFTRGGCTFCNACTDVCETGALLPAPSEDWPWQAEIGSSCFSLNGIACRACEDACEPRAISFRLMTGGRSSPILDTDQCTGCGECSATCPASAITFATIKEKAA, translated from the coding sequence ATGACAGTCGAGCTGAATAGACGAAATTTCCTACGTGGAAAGCTCAAACAATCAGATGCTCCCCGGATGTATCCGCCCGGTGCTCAACCGAATTTCGAGCGTCTGTGCTCGCAATGTGGGGAGTGTTCAAGTGCCTGTCCCGAAGCCATCATCATCCGCCATGAAACCGGCCTGCCTGTCGTAGACTTTACTCGTGGCGGTTGTACCTTTTGCAACGCCTGTACAGATGTTTGCGAAACCGGTGCCTTGTTGCCTGCGCCGTCCGAGGACTGGCCATGGCAGGCTGAAATCGGGAGCAGCTGTTTTTCCCTGAACGGCATCGCCTGCCGCGCCTGTGAAGACGCCTGCGAGCCGCGAGCCATTTCATTCCGTCTGATGACCGGAGGGCGGTCGTCCCCAATCCTCGACACGGATCAATGCACCGGGTGTGGCGAATGTTCTGCCACCTGTCCAGCCAGTGCCATCACCTTTGCAACCATAAAGGAGAAGGCGGCATGA
- a CDS encoding NnrT protein codes for MNRQGWSVNQLTLALYPFGAGAMAVNAFFASLIGSWIGGPVLSTAAATAVGAVIGLPATYAFARHIRTLMDEADESSLR; via the coding sequence ATGAATAGACAGGGCTGGTCAGTCAATCAACTCACACTCGCGCTTTACCCCTTCGGAGCCGGAGCCATGGCGGTCAACGCCTTCTTCGCGTCCCTGATCGGCAGCTGGATTGGAGGGCCTGTCCTGTCAACAGCTGCTGCCACTGCCGTCGGAGCGGTCATCGGGTTACCCGCCACCTATGCCTTCGCGCGCCATATACGAACGCTCATGGATGAGGCCGATGAATCATCCCTGCGATGA
- a CDS encoding chaperone NapD has protein sequence MNICGCLVSVARDDLRSARTAMERMAGVEIHAETEDGRLVVVVEDTDEAYASDTIMALHQVQGVYALTLNYHHFEDPSQRAPLAASQPET, from the coding sequence ATGAATATCTGCGGTTGCCTCGTCAGCGTTGCCCGCGACGATCTTCGCTCTGCTCGCACAGCCATGGAACGCATGGCGGGTGTCGAAATCCACGCAGAGACCGAAGACGGTCGCCTCGTCGTTGTCGTCGAGGATACGGATGAAGCCTACGCATCGGACACCATTATGGCCCTGCATCAGGTGCAGGGTGTTTATGCCCTGACGCTAAATTATCACCATTTCGAAGATCCATCGCAGCGGGCACCGCTCGCCGCTTCCCAGCCGGAGACCTGA
- a CDS encoding cytochrome c, with the protein MAEILTKSRARNVFYGGSLFFVAVFIALTVHSHLYVVNTSTSKLPLTEEVVLGKRVWEKNSCINCHTLHGEGAYFAPEVGNVMTRWGVADDPEGAFETLKGWMEAQPSGVEGRRQMPNFKLTDEEIRGLAEFLRWADHTDTQGWPPNDAG; encoded by the coding sequence ATGGCAGAAATACTGACAAAATCGCGGGCAAGGAATGTGTTTTACGGAGGCTCACTTTTCTTCGTTGCCGTCTTTATCGCCCTCACTGTGCATAGCCACCTTTATGTGGTGAACACGTCCACATCCAAGTTGCCGCTGACAGAAGAAGTCGTGCTTGGCAAGCGGGTCTGGGAGAAAAATTCCTGCATCAATTGCCACACGCTTCATGGTGAAGGGGCCTACTTCGCCCCAGAGGTTGGCAATGTCATGACCCGGTGGGGTGTTGCCGATGACCCCGAAGGGGCGTTCGAGACCTTGAAGGGCTGGATGGAGGCTCAGCCGTCTGGCGTAGAGGGACGCCGGCAGATGCCCAATTTCAAGCTGACCGATGAAGAAATTCGCGGGCTCGCCGAGTTCCTGCGCTGGGCAGACCATACCGACACACAAGGCTGGCCGCCGAACGACGCGGGCTAA